One Bufo gargarizans isolate SCDJY-AF-19 unplaced genomic scaffold, ASM1485885v1 original_scaffold_1010_pilon, whole genome shotgun sequence genomic window carries:
- the LOC122922877 gene encoding gastrula zinc finger protein XlCGF17.1-like has translation MMEEHQPLISQAENSLKNSEGNFMLSLNYKAEDEDIMQCSSGENLNVHPGLHSTDLSYNPPVHEESSSNQSQFATTSAILKGGERFQEISNRSSLSTDRRIRTREKPFSCPQCGKYFEYISALVRHERCHKVKKPNSCVECGKCFSCKSHLVRHEKSHTGEKPYSCSECGKFFQDKFYLVRHERIHTGEKPYSCSECGKCFNAKSSLVTHQRMHTGEKPYFCSECGKYFTDNSYLVKHKRSHTGEKPFSCSECGKCFTLRQTLVKHALCHTGEKPYSCSECGKCFTQKPSLAAHQRSHRGEKPFSCSECGKHFTHRQNLVKHALRHAVKKPYSCSECEQCFTQKSDRDSHERNHRIRSQFQNLDFDFDSN, from the coding sequence CAGAAAATTCCCTTAAGAATTCTGAAGGAAACTTCATGTTATCACTAAATTATAAAGCAGAAGATGAAGACATCATGCAGtgctcttcaggagaaaaccttaatgtacatccaggacttcacagtacagatctatCATATAATCCCCCTGTTCATGAGGAATCTTCATCTAACCAATCACAGTTTGCTACCACAAGTGCCATTCTGAAAGGGGGTGAAAGGTTTCAAGAGATCTCAAATAGATCAAGTCTTTCTACAGACAGAAGAATTCGCACACgggagaagccgttttcatgtccacaatgtgggaaatattttgaatatatatcAGCACTTGTTCGACATGAGAGATGTCACAAAGTAAAAAAGCCAAATTCATGtgtagaatgtgggaaatgtttttcatgtaaatcacatcttgttagacatgaaaaaagtcacacaggagagaagccgtattcatgttcagaatgtgggaaattttTTCAAGATAAATTCTATCTTGTcagacatgagagaattcacacaggagagaagccgtattcatgttcagaatgtgggaaatgttttaatgctaaatcaagtcttgttacacatcagagaatgcacacaggggagaagccatacttctgttcagaatgtgggaaatattttacagataattcatatcttgttaaacataaaagaagtcacacaggagagaaacctttttcatgttcagaatgtgggaaatgttttacacttaGACAAACTCTTGTTAAACATGCGctatgtcacacaggagagaagccgtattcatgttcagaatgtgggaaatgttttacacaaaaaccAAGTCTTGCtgcacatcagagaagtcacagagGAGAGAAAcctttttcatgttcagaatgtgggaaacattTTACACATAGACAAAATCTTGTTAAACATGCGCTACGTCACGCAGTaaagaagccgtattcatgttcagaatgtgagcaaTGTTTTACGCAAAAATCAGATCGTGATAGTCATGAGAGAAATCACAGGATACGATCACAATTCCAGAATTTAGACTTTGATTTTGATTCCAATTAA